Within Thunnus thynnus chromosome 15, fThuThy2.1, whole genome shotgun sequence, the genomic segment TTAAATCTGTCTCTCAACCTTTttccatataaaaaaaaaaaaaatatgtcgCCCTATTTGAATTTGCTAATACAGATATTCACTACTACTTTTAGAAGAAATATTTCTTCATCAGTTGGAGCTAAAAACATTGTACATAATGTCTAtgtttgtttgataatgttttGTTTGCCATACCAACAGATACAAGATGCAACATATTGCAGCTAAAAGGAAATAGATCATTTGTCAAAAtacataatatttaaaatagtgTACTggtaaatgtcaaaaataaatattcccAAAGTATTCTCACTAGTACAGGTCAAGAACCAAGGTGTCACATGAACGGTGGTGAGTCATACTTGAGAAAGCTTTGTGCTTCGTGTAGGTCTGGGGTGATCAGAAGGAAATCATCCACCAGTCTCATCAAACATctaggaggaggagacagagagggaatcGACACATTGAGTTAACAGAAAAGAGCTACAATACAGAAAgactgctctctgctgctgctgatgtgttaCTACATCTATAGAGGTAGATAGTGACTGAAATACAGGGAGGTCCTGCTGTACCCTTTGTTTTCAGTAATGTCTTTGAACAGGACATTCTCCATGTGACCGTAGcagagacagcagagcagactgGACACAACCGATCCCTGAGGAATCCCTCGACACTGACGATATGTTCTGCGACACAGAGAGCCAAAAATCAAGTCAAATTGTCAAATGGTCAAATTGTAACTGCAAAAGGACAAATTGAGTATAGTTTGTGCACATTTCCATGGTGCATAGCTCTATTTAATTTGTCAGCTAAAAATAGAGGCAATGCTTACTTCTTCCCGAACTGAACAACACTGCCAGTTAGCATTTGGGTGAAGAACTGCAATGCCTCTCTGCCGTGAAGATCTGAGCAGAAATACTAGAAGGAAGAAAAGTAATGGAGATGCTGCTCAAGTGTGTTGAACATCTATATGCAGGTAAAATATGTCCTTATTTAAAAGTAATATCTGAGGATGTCAATCTCACCTGCTCTACCAGTATGGCGTGATGAACTCCCCTTTTctgcagtgacatcacaaacCCTTTCATGTTAGTGGAGCCCATGTTATCTTCCAGGAAATCTGCCTGTATTAACAAAAATCAGAATAGTTCCAACTGTGTCAAATAttgtgtatataaatatgtgggcatatgtgtgtgtatatggcGGTACCTGTCTAACAAAGGACTTTCTAAGGCCTTCGTGGGAATCTGCCCAGATCTTGGCATAGCGGCGTATGGTAAAGAGCTCATCCTGGACAGGTGACAGTGCATGGCCAATCACCTCGATGAGTTTTTCATGAGGCAGACTCTCATAGGCTCCACTCACGTCCACCTTAAACACAGAGAAAggacacaaaaaataaagaaataaatcaagGTGGAAATCTATTAATTAAACCTATTTCTACAGTTTTTAGTAACCTAAAACTACAGTATAATGCTTTTTGAAGCAATATTAGTCACAGTCCTTATGTAAAATACTCAGACTTTGCCAAGACAATTAAGCATAAGGTCAAATACCAACCTTAACAAAGTAGAGGGGTTGTGGCTTGTCCTTCTGGGTCGGCGCCAGAGAAGACAACACCTTGTGGATATCGGTCATCCCCCACACTGTGGAGCCCaggagggatggagaggatcGCACACAGGCCCGCAGCATATCCAGCAGGTCCCGGACATGCCCTCCGTAGAGCTGcaggggaagaaaaaaatgtcccaaacaATTTGCACACCACACTCCACCTCCAGCTCGCCATGCGATAACAGCTTTTGACAACTCATGGACAGGGATGTTAGGAAGAAATGTCACATCGTACCCTCGTTTTGGCATCTGCTCCAACAACTCGTGTGATAGGCCTCATGCCATCCGTCTTTGGAATGAAGCGAAGGCGGGAGATGACAGTGGTTTTGGGGAGGGACGCCACCTGAGCTGGAGTCAACTCCTCCATCTGGCCCTTAGAGAGGTGACCtctaaatcacaaaaaaatggttttcattttgtgaGCTTTTATCCCATGACTATGAAAGTGAGctattgtgcatgtgtgtacctGAAGGCTAATTCCAGCAGTTTGGCCCAGACTTCCTGTCTGTAGAACTTGAGGGCGTTCTTCTGTCCCACACTCTCAGTGACATAGAAACAGGCTCGGACCAGCCCTACAACATAACCGTCCAGAAGCCAAGCCAGGAGTTGACCCAGGACCCGTGTCCGATATGCAAGCTCACTGGGTGGGAACCGGCCTGCAGACGAGAGTGGTTTAGTTAAGTAACCCAAAACAGCtggaggacaaaaacaaaagtttccCAACAGCAATAATCTCACCTGTCTTACTGATCTTCAACCAATCACAGTCATTCACCTTCATCTTCCACATCAGCTCAGCCAGAGAGAGCCTCTCAAACTTGCTGCTACGCAAGAAGCCCCTGACCCTGGCAAAGAAATTAAGTCGGTTGTGGACAGAGCCCCACAGCTCCAGAGGGATCACAGAGGAGAGGCACTCCCTGACGAACAGGTAGACCCGGTGAGGTGCACAGTGTTGGGGCAAAAGGGAGCTTATTTCCACctgtcctccatctctctcctccaccaGTGGGCACACCCTCTGCAGTATTTTGCTGTAGGGACATCTCCTGTGTTGACGCAGCAGCTGACTAAACAGGGGAACCATGTTAAAAAAGCGCTGGGGGAGTTTCTTCGGCTTTCTCTCAAGCCCGTTGAGATATGCCAGTCCCTCAAAGAAAACTATTCTTACCAGATCTTGCCCTTGTAGTCTTCTAGATCCCTCAgcactcttcttcttcctgttgaGAAGGAAGCCACGCATGCCCCTGCCCCCATACAGGAGTCCCAGTGTGCGGATAAAACATTGTGAGGGAGGCAAAGGGGGGAAAATGCCTGATCTCCAACTGGGTCCTCCCTCCAAGGGAACTGTGGTTGTTTCAACAGGCTGTTTAGAACCTTTACTGCTATTTTCCAGAGGCTTTAGAGATTCTGTTCTTTCCACCAACATGGGCTGCCCTTCTTCTGCTGTTTCATAGCAAAGCTGTTGGGTTTCCTGTGTGGGTTCATGCTGTCCTACCCGTCTCCTCTTTCTAGAACAAAGCATAACCTCTTCCTCATTCTTCTGATcagtttctctcttccttttacCCCGCTGCACTCTATCAtcccttcttttcctcttcttgctGATGGTAGGATTCCCAGCGTTCAGTTTCCTTTTCAGGGTCACTACACCTCGATACCTTCCAAGCTGAGTATTATTATGTGTCCTGTATCGAGACTGGAGATAAAACCCAGAGGAG encodes:
- the tert gene encoding telomerase reverse transcriptase, whose protein sequence is MSTADTSRVLDILRSLYRHIQTLEEFADSIVFREGQKAILIQQSDTNRFKSFVRGVFVCCDKELQQVPSCNQICTLPELLAFVLNSLKRKRKRNVLAHGYNLLSLAQEERDADHFKFQGDVTQSAAYIHGSDLWKKVTIRLGTDITRYLLESCSVFVTVPPSCVFQVCGIPVYDRVSMTAASSGFYLQSRYRTHNNTQLGRYRGVVTLKRKLNAGNPTISKKRKRRDDRVQRGKRKRETDQKNEEEVMLCSRKRRRVGQHEPTQETQQLCYETAEEGQPMLVERTESLKPLENSSKGSKQPVETTTVPLEGGPSWRSGIFPPLPPSQCFIRTLGLLYGGRGMRGFLLNRKKKSAEGSRRLQGQDLVRIVFFEGLAYLNGLERKPKKLPQRFFNMVPLFSQLLRQHRRCPYSKILQRVCPLVEERDGGQVEISSLLPQHCAPHRVYLFVRECLSSVIPLELWGSVHNRLNFFARVRGFLRSSKFERLSLAELMWKMKVNDCDWLKISKTGRFPPSELAYRTRVLGQLLAWLLDGYVVGLVRACFYVTESVGQKNALKFYRQEVWAKLLELAFRGHLSKGQMEELTPAQVASLPKTTVISRLRFIPKTDGMRPITRVVGADAKTRLYGGHVRDLLDMLRACVRSSPSLLGSTVWGMTDIHKVLSSLAPTQKDKPQPLYFVKVDVSGAYESLPHEKLIEVIGHALSPVQDELFTIRRYAKIWADSHEGLRKSFVRQADFLEDNMGSTNMKGFVMSLQKRGVHHAILVEQYFCSDLHGREALQFFTQMLTGSVVQFGKKTYRQCRGIPQGSVVSSLLCCLCYGHMENVLFKDITENKGCLMRLVDDFLLITPDLHEAQSFLKILLAGVPQYGLVVNPQKVVINFQVSGGMDSCPGIRMLPPHCLFPWCGLLLDTHSLDVYKDYSSYAGLSLRYSLTLGSFHSPGQQMRRKLMAILRLKCHALFLDLKTNSLEAVYKNIYKLVLLHAYRFHVCAQSLPFGQTVAKNPVYFLQMIWDMAEYANELIRLSNKGLMLGSKAQTGIVQYEAVELLFCLSFLLVLSQHRSHYKDLLPHLHKRKRSLERCLGDLRLARVRQATNPRTPVDFLAIQT